Proteins co-encoded in one Sebastes fasciatus isolate fSebFas1 chromosome 11, fSebFas1.pri, whole genome shotgun sequence genomic window:
- the LOC141777306 gene encoding uncharacterized protein LOC141777306, with protein MWGIPLKCHQCNTKMNHSGIYTKVREVIDIDSSWLEEVHSEEWARRTIEYLSDCELHKRRSAITHCEEAAVYLQPPPFRPLPLAQWFETVHANEILGHLDEMKGVITSTYGRVLKLDSTKKITKKLAGDIADTATWMTNVSNESGQVLNCVLTTGEGSGLDELCQGIVKRYKDAGEPEPEVLYVDRDCCSDTGAPPVLIWFRPWKTQVRLDIFHFMRRFTCGLTTEHHPLYGIFCSKLSSCIFEWDQDDIGRLKEAKRSELKEKHAGHAPTEVQVLANISSSELARHCRRRTLGVEKIRGLIDGLLKSMWELTDSSGLRLINPESMAHVWEVQPKHLPCIQDPPGVELYTKLVHAMLTVVRVMDEDEELERVTYRFLDIIRPMAVPNQSHLFTIDKDSL; from the exons ATGTGGGGTATTCCACTGAAGTGCCATCAGTGCAACACTAAGATGAACCATTCCGGGATCTACACGAAGGTACGGGAAGTCATCGACATTGACTCCAG CTGGCTGGAGGAAGTTCACAGCGAGGAGTGGGCAAGACGCACTATTGAATACCTGTCCGACTGTGAGCTACACAAAAGGAGGAGTGCCATAACTCATTGTGAGGAAGCAGCAGTCTATCTGCAGCCACCACCCTTTCGTCCCCTACCTCTCGCACAGTGGTTTGAGACGGTCCATGCTAACGAGATCCTGGGTCATCTGGATGAGATGAAGGGTGTGATCACCTCAACATATGGCAGGGTTTTAAAGCTGGACTCCACAAAAAAG ATCACAAAGAAACTGGCTGGTGATATTGCAGACACAGCTACATGGATGACCAACGTCAGCAATGAAAGTGGCCAGGTTCTAAACTGCGTGCTGACCACTGGTGAGGGTTCTGGCCTTGATGAATTATGTCAAGGCATCGTCAAGCGCTACAAGGATGCTGGGGAGCCAGAGCCAGAGGTCCTTTATGTTGACAGGGATTGCTGCAGCGACACAG GTGCACCCCCAGTTCTTATTTGGTTTCGACCGTGGAAGACCCAGGTGAGACTGGATATCTTTCACTTCATGAGGCGATTCACCTGTGGTCTCACAACAGAGCACCACCCTCTGTATGGCATTTTCTGCTCGAAATTGTCCAGTTGCATTTTTGAGTGGGACCAGGATGACATCGGCCGCCTCAAAGAAGCCAAAAGGTCAGAACTGAAAGAAAAGCATGCTGGTCATGCTCCCACAGAAGTGCAAGTTCTGGCCAACATCAGCTCTAGTGAACTGGCCAGGCATTGCAGAAGGAGAACTCTTGGGGTTGAGAAAATTCGTGGTCTGATTGACGGATTGCTGAAGTCCATGTGGGAGCTGACAGACTCCTCAGGTTTACGCCTGATTAACCCTGAGAGTATGGCACATGTGTGGGAGGTGCAACCGAAACATTTGCCATGCATCCAAGATCCACCCGGTGTTGAACTCTACACCAAACTT GTGCATGCAATGCTGACTGTGGTCAGAG